TTCCGGCAACGGAGCGCCGCCCGAATCCCTGCTCTGGGACGGCAAAAAGAACGGCGGTCTTGCCGATGAAGGCGTTTACACGGGCGTGCTTACCCTCAATTACATAAACGGGAACAAACCTGTTTCTGAGAATTCGGGAAAATTCACCCTCGACAATACACCGCCGCAGCCCCGGATCGAGGCAAATCCCCTCCCTTTTTCACCGGACGGTGACGGCCGGAACGATATGCTTACCATATCCTTTTCCTCCGATGATATAAGCGGAACCGAAAGCTGGAAGATCGAAATATATAATGAAGAGAATGAATTGTTTAAAACCTTTACCGGCATGGCAATCCCTTCAGGCGGTGTCACCTGGGACGGGATCGGTGACGACAGTACGATCGTCGATATCGCGACGGATTACCGGGCAAAGATAACCATGACGGACGCGTGCAACAATACGGGAAGCTCAGAGACAAAGATTCCCGTGGATGTCCTCCTTGAAAGGACAAAAGACGGGCGATACCGGATAAAGATATGGGCCGTCGTATTCAACGCCTATGAAGCTGATTACTCGAGGGTCGACAGCGATAAAGTCAAAATGAACAAAAAAACCATCAGGACAATCACCCGACTCCTGAAGCGGTATCCGGATTACAGACTTCAGATCGAAGGCCACGCCCTCATGCCTAAATCAAAAATAAACGATAAAAAGGCGGCCGAAGCCGAGAACACCAATGTGCTCATCCCCCTGACAAAGAAACGGGCGGAAGCGATAAAAAAAGAGCTTGTCGATGAGGGCTGTGATCCGTCAAAAATTGAAACCATTGGTCATGGGGCAACCTATCCCCTCGTTCCCCATAACGATATGGTCAACAGGTGGAAAAACAGGCGCGTCGAGTTTTATCTCGTAAGGGATTGACAATACATCGATATATAAAAAGGGGGAGGAGAATAGTGATGGGAAACGAGGAGACGAATATTCAGGGAGAAGAAAGATCTCTGGATTTTATTCGTGCAATAATTGCCGAGGACATAAAAAACAACAAGAACGGGGGAAGGGTTCATACGCGGTTTCCCCCGGAACCGAACGGATACCTCCATATCGGCCACGCCAAAGCGATCTGTATCAATTTTGAGATCGCCCTGGATTATAGCGGTCTATGCAATCTTCGATTCGACGATACAAATCCCGAAAAAGAGGAGGTTGAATACATTGAGTCGATACGTGAGGACATACGGTGGCTCGGTTTCGACTGGGAAGACCGGGAATATTTCGCATCGGACTATTTCGAAGCGCTTTACGAGTACGCGGTTGCCCTGATTAAAAAGGGAAAGGCATATGTCGATAATCTGAGTCCCGATGAAATACGTGCATATCGGGGAACACTCACCGAACCGGGGGAAAACAGTCCCTACCGTGACCGCAGCGTCGAAGAAAACCTTTCCCTCTTCCAAAAAATGAAAAACGGGGAATTCGATGAAGGCGCCTGCGTTCTTCGCGCCAAAATCGATATGGCCCATCCGAATCTCAATATGCGCGATCCCACGATATACAGGATCAAAAAAGCGCATCACCATCGAACAGAAGATATATGGTGTATTTATCCGATGTACGATTTCACCCACTGCCTTTCGGATTCGATCGAGGGCATCACCCATTCGCTCTGTTCGCTTGAATTCGAGGACCACCGGCCGCTTTACGACTGGTTTCTGGACGAACTCGATGTCGAATGCCACCCGCAGCAGATCGAGTTTTCCCGGCTCAATCTCACCTATACGGTCATGAGCAAACGCAGGCTTTTGGAACTCGTGCAGAAGGGATATGTGTCCGGATGGGACGATCCGCGGATGCCGACGCTTTCAGGACTCAGACGCCGCGGCTATACACCCGCGGCGATACGGGCATTTATTGCCCGTGCCGGTATTTCCAAAACCCTGAGTACTGCCGATATCGCCATGCTCGAATACTATATCCGGGAAGAGTTGAACAAACACGCCCCGCGGGTGATGGCGGTCCTGAAGCCCCTGCGGGTCGTTATCGACAATTACCCCGAAGACAAAGTCGATTGGTTCGATGCCGACAACAACCCTGAAGACGAAAGCATGGGAACGAGGCAAATACCCTTTTCCCGTGTCATTTACATCGAACAGGACGATTTCCTCGAGAATCCGCCGAAGAAATTCTTCAGGCTGTCTCCGGGAAAAGAAATCAGACTCAAACATGCCTACTATATCACATGTATCGACGTGGTTAAGGATAAAAAAACCGGAGACATCATCGAACTGCACTGCACTTATGATCCCGAATCCCGCGGCGGATGGACGTCCGACGGAAGAAAGGTCCTCGGCACCTCACATTGGGTGTCGGCGGCCCATGCGATACGTGCCGAAGTGCGGATGTATGACCGGCTTTTTACAAAGGAGAACCCCCTCGATATAGAAGAAGGAGATGATTGGACGGTCAATATCAACAAGGAATCACTCGATGTGATAATGGATTGTATGATCGAACCCGGATGCGCGGAAACTCAGCCGGGACAGACATTCCAGTTTTTACGCCAGGGGTATTTTTGCGTCGATCCCGATTCCTCCCCAGGCCATCCCGTCTTCAATATGACGGTAAACCTCAAGGATTCGTGGGCGAAAATACAGCGTTCCATGACGAAAAAATAAATACGGCGATGATACGGCGCGCCGGTAAAAGGCACCACGCCGGGGGCGAACGCCTTCATTAGGTATTACGGCTAATATTCGACACCGAATGTTCTGTATGTGCCGGAATAGGGTATGGGGTGTGAATCGACTCTGTCGACCCGGGAACCGGTGGGCCCCTTTTTGAGCCAGGAAAGCAGGCGACGGAGATGTTCGACATCCCCTTCCGCGACAACCTCGACACTCCCGTCGTCCATATTTCTTGCATACCCGCAAAGAAACAGCCCCCTCCCCTGCATTATGGTGGAATATCTGAATCCCACGCCCTGCACCCGGCCGTATATACGGGCATACAATCCCTTGTTATTTGAAATATCCTGTTTTTTGCTTCTTTTCTCTTCCATGATAATATTTATCATTGTATAGTATTTGTTTGAGCATTGTCAATGACGGAAAACCGCAGGACGCAAATACCGGTATTGAAAAAAAAACGCAAGGGATTTCCATGTCGTTCAGAGACGCAATCGACGATTACCGTTTTCTCAGAAACAGACAGTATCCGCCAAAAGCACTCCTGAAGCTCGTCGGAGACAGATACCGATTGACGAGGCTGCAGAGAAACTGTTTGTTCAGGGGAGTCATTCAGGATGAGGTGGCCGCGACACGAAAAAAGAAAATGATCCGGCATGAAGCGGTAAAAGCACGTCCTTTAGGTATTGACTGGTATAACGTCCTCATCACGATCGAAAGTTATTTAAAGGGTTTTCCGGTTTTTATTTCGGACGACGGTGTGGTGAGGGATTCTTCCGGAATTCACGGCAGCTATCGTCCAACGAAAATAACGGAGCGCGCCATCAGCGAAATTTTCAGCGTTTTTACGGTCCTGTTACCCGGACGACTCGATCTCTATATCGATGCCCCTGTTTCACACTCGGGAGAAATGGCCCGCGATTTGCGCGGGTATTGCAAGGCGCGGTTTCATTTCCCGATTTCCATCGAAGTGGTACCGTCCGCGGATTATCCGCTGAAAAATTATACGGGTATTGTCATTTCATCGGATTCGATTGTCCTGGATCACGCCGAATCGGTCTTCGATCTCGTACGCCACGTGCTTGCGACGCGCTTCGAATTTACTCCTCCCGGACTCGATCGACTCGTTATATGAACACGAGATATCGATACGCCGTTCACAAGCGAGGATCGCGCCCTTCGAAAACGGTTATCCGTTTTCGAGAACCCGGTACGTACGGCCGCTATTCCTTTTCGATAACGGCGAGTACCGCGCCCTTTGCCACGGAATCCCCTGCCGAATGAGATATTTCCTTGACGACCCCGTTGCAGGGAGCGTCAATGTTGTTGTTCATCTTCATTGCTTCGATGACGAGGATCGTCTCTCCGGCCTTTACCTTGTCACCCACCCCTTTCTGGTAATCGACGATCATACCGGGCATCGGTGCCGTAACGACCGCACCTCCTTCAGCCACGGCGATCGCAACAGGTGTTTCAACCGGTTTTGATGCCTGCTTAACCGCCCCGGCGGATTTTTCAGCGGGTTTCTGATAGGTCGCCTTTATGGGAGGAGTGACGGATGCCTGCACATCCCCCTGTTCGTTTACTTCGACCTTGAAATATTCTCCGTCGACGAATACGTCGAACGCCCTGATATGTTCCGGTTTCTGGGGAACTTCCTTTTTGGGTTTTTCCGCAAGCTCACCGGCGAGTGCCTTTTCGATAAGCTCGTTTTCCTTTTTGACATCTTCGAGTGTTTTTGGTTTTACTTCGGGCGGTATTTCCTCGAGACCGTATTTCCATTTTAAAAACCGTTTACCCGTTACCGGGAAAAGCGCGCATACGAGCACATCGTCCATATCCTTTGCGAGATCCTTGACGTCTTCCTTCACCTTCCCGAGTTCCGGTTCGAGAATCTCCCCGGGCCTGCATGTTATCGGTTTATTGCCGCGCGGATAATCTTTCAGGGCTTTCTCCATTACTTCGGGATTTATCGGTACCGGGGTTTTCCCGTATAGCCCGAAACAAAGATCCTTTACCTGTTCGGTGATTTTTGAGTACCGATCGCCGTCCTTGTCGAAAAGAACATTGTTGACTGTCTGAATACCGACAATCTGGCTTGTCGGGGTGACGAGGGGCACCTGCCCCAGATCCTTCCTTACTCTGGGGAGTTCTTCGAACACGTCGTGCAGCCGATCGAGTTCTCCCATCTGTTTCAGCTGATTCACGAGATTGGAAAGCATTCCTCCCGGTGTTTGATGAAGCAGGACATTGATATCGATGACCGAAAGCCTCGTGGAATCGAGAAAATGTCTGTACTTGGGAACCAGTCCCTCGATTTCCTTGTCGATCTCGGCAAGTTGTTCGATATCGAACCCCGTATCGCGGTTCGTGCCCAGAAGCGATACCACGATCGGTTCGATCGCGGGATGGGATGTCCGGTAGGCGTACGGCGCCATACAGGTATCGACGATGTCGACACCGGCCTCGATCGCCTTCTGGAGGGCGAGATCGCCCATACCCGAGGTGAAATGAGTATGGAGTTGAATGGGTATTTTCACTTCTTCCTTCAATGTCCTGATAAGGTTGTAGGCATCATACGGTGCGATAAGTCCGGCCATATCCTTGATGCAGATCGAATCCGCGCCCATATCCTGAAGTTGCTTTGCCTTCTTTACATAATAATCGAGATTATAGACATCCCCGCCCATCCGCTGTTCGGTAAGGGAATAGCAGATCGATCCCTGGAAATGTTTTTTATTTTTTTGTATCACCTTGACGGCCGTCGAGAAATTCCTGAAATCGTTCAACGCATCGAAAACCCGGAAAATGTCGATTCCGTTGTCACACGCACGCCCGACGAATGCTTCAACGACATCGTCGGCATAATTCCTGTACCCGACGAGATTCTGGCCGCGAAGAAGCATGGACAGCGGGGTATTGACCAGATAACGTTTGAGGACACGGATTCTCTCCCAGGGATCTTCACCCAGATAGCGGTGTGCGGCGTCAAAGGTCGCGCCGCCCCATACTTCCATCGAATAAAATCCCACATTATCCATTGATTCCGCGATATGAATCATATCCTCCGTCCGTCCGCGCGTGGCGAAAATAGACTGGTGTCCGTCCCGGAAGGTAAGATCCTGTATTTTAACAGGATTCGCGGCTTTCGGCCTTTTTTTCCCATACTGCATACCGGTAAGTTCAACCTTTCCATGATTATCCGGCTTCATCGGTAACCTCCTCATACTTGTTTTTGAAAACGACCCCTATATCCGTTTCAGGACGCGACGCTGAATCAGATTTCTCATATGCATCATCGACTGCCGCCCCTGAAGCTGCCAGGGACTCGGCATACGTGCTACGACCGGCGGCCTGATCTGCTGCTGGAGTTCCTCCTCCGCTTTTACATAATAGAGGACCGCGGCGATTGCCGCTTTCTTTTTAAGGTCTGAGTCCATGTTTCCTCCTATACAGGTATATTACCATGCTTTTTGGGCGGAAGTACTTCACTTTTGGTACTCATGATCTCCAATGCGTCAATAAGCCGGTAACGGGTATCACACGGCCTGATAACCGCGTCGATGTATCCCCGCGCGGCTGCTATATACGGATTATAGAGGAGTTCCTCGTATTCTTTGATTTTCTCTTTTCTTCGTTCATCCTGATTTGCCGCTTCCTTGATTTCGTTTCTGTATATGATATTGACGGCCCCTTCGGCGCCCATCACCGCTATTTCGGCGGAGGGCCAGGCAAATACCATGTCCGCGCCCAGGTGGCTCGAACTCATCGCGATATAGGCACCGCCGTAGCATTTTCTCGTAATCACCGTCAACTTCGGGACCGTCGCCTCCGAATAACTCCAGAGAAGTTTGGCGCCATGACGGATAACCCCCCCCCATTCCTGGTCCGTACCCGGAAGATATCCCGGAACGTCGACCATCGACAGAAGCGGTATGTTAAAACTGTCGCAAAACCGGATGAACCTGCTCGCCTTGTCGGATGCGTTGATATCGAGGCACCCTGCGAGGATTTTCGGCTGGTTGGCGATTACGCCGATCACCCTCCCGTTGAGCCGGGCGAAACCGATAATGATGTTTTTCGCGTAATACCGGTGGGGTTCGAAGAATTCCCCGTTGTCGACAATCGTTCTGATGACATCCATCATGTCGTACGCCTGTTTGTTACTGTCCGGAATTATCTTGTCCAGGTTATGGCAAAGCCGCCGGGGATTATCCTTTGTATCGACGACAGGAGGTTCTTCCAGGTTATTACTGGGAAGAAAGGTAAGCAGGTATTTGATCTGTGTTATCGTATCCTCATCATCCTCACAGGCAAACTGGGCGCACCCGCTTTTAATATTATGGGCCATGGCGCCGCCCAGATCTTCATGGGTCGTTTCCTCCCTGTTGACCGCGCGCACGACATCAGGTCCGGTAATATACATATAGCTCGTGTCCTTTACCATAAACACGAAATCCGTCATGGCCGGAGAATAAACGGCACCCCCGGCGCACGGCCCCATGATCGCCGAAATTTGGGGGATGACACCGGAGGCGCGGGAGTTCCTGAAAAAAATGCTTCCATAGCCGTAGAGGGCGTCGACACCTTCCTGTATCCTCGCGCCGCCCGAATCATTGAATCCGACGACAGGCACCCCTGCCTTGATCGCCAGATCCATTATTTTACATATTTTATGCGCGTGCATCTGGCCGAGGGAACCGCCCCTGGCCGTAAAATCCTGAAAATACGCGAAAACCGGTCTTCCATTCACATAGCCGTGACCCGTTATGATCCCGTCGGAAGGGATTTCTTTCGTTTCCATGCCGAAATCCGTGCTTCTGTGCCTGACAAGCATGTCGATTTCACGAAAGCTTCCCTTATCGAAAAAAAGCCGTATTCGTTCCCTGGCGGTGAGTTTTCCAAGGTGATGCTGCTTCTCGACCTGGGCATCCCCGCCCATTTTTTGTATTTTGATCTGTTTTCGCCGTAACTGTCTTATTTTTTCTTCAACAATCCCCATAATTCCTCCACGGAGGTGTAATTTTTACCCTTAAAACCTGATATGGAAAAGGCGTTGAATAGATACCATATTATAATATTCATGTCAAGCATATGCAAGGGAGGAGAGAAAAGGAGGGGGCTTTTTTTGAAGAATGAGGAAAAAAGCCGGGTATTTGGCTTTATTTTAAAAAAGGGCTGTCCGATTTTATCGGACAGCCCCATTATCTGCAAGGTATAGGTAAATCATCCCGGATTACATCATATTCCTTCGAAGATAAGCGCCCGGTGGTTGTTCGCATCGATAACCAGAAGTTTATTTCCATCATAAAGCGTCGCCCCCGAGGGCCAGTTGAACTCGTTCGCCGAACAGCCCGCCGATCCCGTCGTAAAATTCGGCTGGCCTAAAACAACGTCCGCGGAAACGCCATTTGCAGCCGGAATCGAATTGAATATCAGTACCCGGTGGTTATCGAGGTCCGAGACGACAAGCTGATTCGATGTGGTGCTTGCGGAAAAATTCCACTGCCGCTTGAATTTGTTCGCGGCCGTTCCCGATCCCCCTGAAGTGAAGTTGTTCTGGCCGACGACCACATCGGCGGCCTGGCCGTTTTCGGTAGGGAAGGAATTCCAAATGAGGATCCTGTTGTTGTTTGCATCCGAGACCATCACTATGGTGCCGTCACTCCAGACATCGGAAGGGCCTTTGAGTGTCGTGGCCGAAGTACCGGAACCGCCCGAGGTAAAGCTCGTCTGTCCGAGTACCAGATCCGCGGAAGCCCCATTGGAAGCCGGAATTGTGTTGTAAATCAACACCCGGTTGTTGCCGTAATCGGCGACAAGCAGTTTGCCGTTTTCAGTAATCACGGCGGATTCCGGATTCTTTACCGTCTGTGCCGTTGTACCCGTCGTATTTGACGTGAAGGATGTCTGGCCCACGACGACATTCGCCGCGGCCCCGCTTGAAGAAGGAAGCGAGTTGTAGATGAGGATACGGTTGTTGTTGTAATCGACGATGGAAAGTTTCGTCCCGTTCGAACTGACCGTCTCGGGTCCGTTGAAGACCGTATCCGACAATCCGGCGGTGTTGCTCGTGAGATCGGGCTGTCCGATCACATAGTCCGCGGATGCATTGTTGAGTGAAGGCACCGAATTGAAGACAAGGACGCGGTTATTGCCGTAATCGGGCAGGAAGAGTTTGCCGCCGACAATCGCAACGCCCCCGAATGCCTGGCCGTAGGTGTTGGGTCCCACGGACCCGCCCTGATTTTCTGAGTTTGTGGTGAAATTCGTCTGGCCGATAACGACCGCGGCGTCCTGGTTGCTTTCGAGTTCGACATACGATTCGGCGTAATCGATACTGAATTGCACGGCGGCGGTATTGTCATTGCCCCCTGTATAATCGCTGCACACCCCGGCCGGAACGTCCACGATAACCGTTCCGCTTTCTTCCGGCGCCCCGTCCGGAGTGATGTCGAAGGTGAACACCGTGTCGTCCTGGGTCTGGAAATTCCCTTTCGTTCCACCCGTGACCTCGATATCTCCAAGCGTGAAATCAACGACCGGTTCGGTGAAGGTGACGGTCACCTGCACCGGCACCGCTTCGGTGGGACTTGATTCGGTGGAAGTAATAGTTACTGCCGGCGCCTCCGCGTCGTATTCGACCTCAAAGCGGTCGGCCGCGGTATTCTGGTTGCCCGCCCCGTCCTCCGCCGCTCCGGCCTCTATATCGATGGTAACGGTTTCATGCGTAGAGGCCGGCGTGATATTCGCCGTAAAGACGATATCGTTTGAGGTCTGGAAATTGCCCGCGCTCCCGTTTCCCACACTGATGTCGCCCGCTGTAAATCCCGCAACCTCTTCGCTGAAAACGATGGTAATCTGGATGGGAGCAGTTTTGGTCGGATTCGAGGCCCCCGAGGTGATTTCGACCGAAGGCGCACAGTTGTCGTATTCGATCGCAAATTGCGCGGCGGCCTCCATGGCATTGCCCGCAAAATCATCGGCAGCACCCGCGCCGATGTCGACGGTAATATAAACCTCCGAATCGGAAGGAACGATTTCCGCCGTATAGACGATTCCGTCTTCGGTCGAAAGGTTCTGTATCGAGCCGTTAGCCGCCTCGATATCCTCAGCTTCAAAGCCGCTTACTGCTTCGTTAAAGGTAAAGGTGAGGAGTATCGGACTTTCGGTTGCCGGATCGTCCGCCTCAGAGGATATA
This window of the Spirochaetales bacterium genome carries:
- a CDS encoding pyruvate carboxylase subunit B; its protein translation is MKPDNHGKVELTGMQYGKKRPKAANPVKIQDLTFRDGHQSIFATRGRTEDMIHIAESMDNVGFYSMEVWGGATFDAAHRYLGEDPWERIRVLKRYLVNTPLSMLLRGQNLVGYRNYADDVVEAFVGRACDNGIDIFRVFDALNDFRNFSTAVKVIQKNKKHFQGSICYSLTEQRMGGDVYNLDYYVKKAKQLQDMGADSICIKDMAGLIAPYDAYNLIRTLKEEVKIPIQLHTHFTSGMGDLALQKAIEAGVDIVDTCMAPYAYRTSHPAIEPIVVSLLGTNRDTGFDIEQLAEIDKEIEGLVPKYRHFLDSTRLSVIDINVLLHQTPGGMLSNLVNQLKQMGELDRLHDVFEELPRVRKDLGQVPLVTPTSQIVGIQTVNNVLFDKDGDRYSKITEQVKDLCFGLYGKTPVPINPEVMEKALKDYPRGNKPITCRPGEILEPELGKVKEDVKDLAKDMDDVLVCALFPVTGKRFLKWKYGLEEIPPEVKPKTLEDVKKENELIEKALAGELAEKPKKEVPQKPEHIRAFDVFVDGEYFKVEVNEQGDVQASVTPPIKATYQKPAEKSAGAVKQASKPVETPVAIAVAEGGAVVTAPMPGMIVDYQKGVGDKVKAGETILVIEAMKMNNNIDAPCNGVVKEISHSAGDSVAKGAVLAVIEKE
- a CDS encoding methylmalonyl-CoA carboxyltransferase, giving the protein MGGDAQVEKQHHLGKLTARERIRLFFDKGSFREIDMLVRHRSTDFGMETKEIPSDGIITGHGYVNGRPVFAYFQDFTARGGSLGQMHAHKICKIMDLAIKAGVPVVGFNDSGGARIQEGVDALYGYGSIFFRNSRASGVIPQISAIMGPCAGGAVYSPAMTDFVFMVKDTSYMYITGPDVVRAVNREETTHEDLGGAMAHNIKSGCAQFACEDDEDTITQIKYLLTFLPSNNLEEPPVVDTKDNPRRLCHNLDKIIPDSNKQAYDMMDVIRTIVDNGEFFEPHRYYAKNIIIGFARLNGRVIGVIANQPKILAGCLDINASDKASRFIRFCDSFNIPLLSMVDVPGYLPGTDQEWGGVIRHGAKLLWSYSEATVPKLTVITRKCYGGAYIAMSSSHLGADMVFAWPSAEIAVMGAEGAVNIIYRNEIKEAANQDERRKEKIKEYEELLYNPYIAAARGYIDAVIRPCDTRYRLIDALEIMSTKSEVLPPKKHGNIPV
- a CDS encoding OmpA family protein; this encodes MKRNILGITVLCFGLLFLGCGTTPQEPEPTAEPEAEPTPANLGAAKFDTSAISASIRAISPGFSPNGDGVVDTIEFEIAASQTDKLQSWKVEMTHSARGAQKTFSGNGAPPESLLWDGKKNGGLADEGVYTGVLTLNYINGNKPVSENSGKFTLDNTPPQPRIEANPLPFSPDGDGRNDMLTISFSSDDISGTESWKIEIYNEENELFKTFTGMAIPSGGVTWDGIGDDSTIVDIATDYRAKITMTDACNNTGSSETKIPVDVLLERTKDGRYRIKIWAVVFNAYEADYSRVDSDKVKMNKKTIRTITRLLKRYPDYRLQIEGHALMPKSKINDKKAAEAENTNVLIPLTKKRAEAIKKELVDEGCDPSKIETIGHGATYPLVPHNDMVNRWKNRRVEFYLVRD
- a CDS encoding NHL repeat-containing protein; amino-acid sequence: MKSFTLSGIVILLIVILFACASPHGGGGGDEGDTTPPAVAITSEKSGTVALPFSVTVTFSEAVTGFEAEDISVNNGTVDDFDATDNIVYIALISPIDEGLVTIDVYGNVAEDAAGNVNEPADQFSITYNPNIPSAVVTTMAGNITNLDPIPVTITFTETVSGFGAEDIMVDNGAVENCETADDTVFSADIVPTDQGRVAVWIPAGVCTDNDLNENLVSDVLTVTFDSAAPEVIVTSTASDPTDAYPLPVVITFTEEVEGFGLEDIAVGNGEAENLLSENNIEYTVDIIPAAMGEVTVDVPAGTARDGAGNGNTEAERFSIVYTDIIPPEAAISTSATPTNANPIPVTVTFSEFMTGFDETDIGVQNGTVTDFDDSENPVFTAAIIPGTAGTVTVSVSAGAANDGAGNPNIAAEDLLIEYDDISPQAAIASIVSDPTTESTIPVTITFSEPVEGFSLEDIIVAYGEAGNFATEDNIEYTAEISVAIGARVTVDIDADSVSDAAGNGNEAAPQYAVVYDDQVVPAAVISSEADDPATESPILLTFTFNEAVSGFEAEDIEAANGSIQNLSTEDGIVYTAEIVPSDSEVYITVDIGAGAADDFAGNAMEAAAQFAIEYDNCAPSVEITSGASNPTKTAPIQITIVFSEEVAGFTAGDISVGNGSAGNFQTSNDIVFTANITPASTHETVTIDIEAGAAEDGAGNQNTAADRFEVEYDAEAPAVTITSTESSPTEAVPVQVTVTFTEPVVDFTLGDIEVTGGTKGNFQTQDDTVFTFDITPDGAPEESGTVIVDVPAGVCSDYTGGNDNTAAVQFSIDYAESYVELESNQDAAVVIGQTNFTTNSENQGGSVGPNTYGQAFGGVAIVGGKLFLPDYGNNRVLVFNSVPSLNNASADYVIGQPDLTSNTAGLSDTVFNGPETVSSNGTKLSIVDYNNNRILIYNSLPSSSGAAANVVVGQTSFTSNTTGTTAQTVKNPESAVITENGKLLVADYGNNRVLIYNTIPASNGASADLVLGQTSFTSGGSGTSATTLKGPSDVWSDGTIVMVSDANNNRILIWNSFPTENGQAADVVVGQNNFTSGGSGTAANKFKRQWNFSASTTSNQLVVSDLDNHRVLIFNSIPAANGVSADVVLGQPNFTTGSAGCSANEFNWPSGATLYDGNKLLVIDANNHRALIFEGI
- the yccX gene encoding acylphosphatase; this translates as MEEKRSKKQDISNNKGLYARIYGRVQGVGFRYSTIMQGRGLFLCGYARNMDDGSVEVVAEGDVEHLRRLLSWLKKGPTGSRVDRVDSHPIPYSGTYRTFGVEY
- a CDS encoding glutamine--tRNA ligase/YqeY domain fusion protein, producing MGNEETNIQGEERSLDFIRAIIAEDIKNNKNGGRVHTRFPPEPNGYLHIGHAKAICINFEIALDYSGLCNLRFDDTNPEKEEVEYIESIREDIRWLGFDWEDREYFASDYFEALYEYAVALIKKGKAYVDNLSPDEIRAYRGTLTEPGENSPYRDRSVEENLSLFQKMKNGEFDEGACVLRAKIDMAHPNLNMRDPTIYRIKKAHHHRTEDIWCIYPMYDFTHCLSDSIEGITHSLCSLEFEDHRPLYDWFLDELDVECHPQQIEFSRLNLTYTVMSKRRLLELVQKGYVSGWDDPRMPTLSGLRRRGYTPAAIRAFIARAGISKTLSTADIAMLEYYIREELNKHAPRVMAVLKPLRVVIDNYPEDKVDWFDADNNPEDESMGTRQIPFSRVIYIEQDDFLENPPKKFFRLSPGKEIRLKHAYYITCIDVVKDKKTGDIIELHCTYDPESRGGWTSDGRKVLGTSHWVSAAHAIRAEVRMYDRLFTKENPLDIEEGDDWTVNINKESLDVIMDCMIEPGCAETQPGQTFQFLRQGYFCVDPDSSPGHPVFNMTVNLKDSWAKIQRSMTKK
- a CDS encoding DUF434 domain-containing protein, which gives rise to MSFRDAIDDYRFLRNRQYPPKALLKLVGDRYRLTRLQRNCLFRGVIQDEVAATRKKKMIRHEAVKARPLGIDWYNVLITIESYLKGFPVFISDDGVVRDSSGIHGSYRPTKITERAISEIFSVFTVLLPGRLDLYIDAPVSHSGEMARDLRGYCKARFHFPISIEVVPSADYPLKNYTGIVISSDSIVLDHAESVFDLVRHVLATRFEFTPPGLDRLVI